The following DNA comes from Hyphococcus flavus.
ATGTCCGCTGAAGAACAACAGGACGACGGCAAGCAACGCCGACAGGTGAAGGGCGCGAGAATAGTTGCGAGCGATCATGAATGGTCTCCGTTATTGACGATGAAAAGTTCAGGCGCGTCGGCTGGCTCCAGCATGTAGCCTTGCTGTCGGTCATGTCCTGTGACGCGAATGATTTCGGCGACGCGCCGTCCTTCTTGCGTCTTCTCGATGAAGACGACGACATCGACGGCTTCCGCTATTAGGGATTGCGATGCGCTTTGCGATCGCTCTCCAATCAGTTGCTCCAGACGTGCAAGCGCCAAGACCGCTGAATTCGCATGAATAGTAGCGATGCCGCCGGGATGGCCCGTGTTCCAGGCTTTCATGAGATCGAGCGCTTCGCCGCCGCGGACCTCCCCGACGATGATCCGGTCCGGGCGCAACCGCATGGTTGAACGGACGAGCGCTTCGAGCGTTACGCGTTGCGATGTGCGCAAGGCGATGGAGTCTTTTGCTTCGCATCGTAGCTCTCGCGTGTCTTCGAGAATGACAAGCCGTTCATTGTTTTCTGTGATTTCAGCAAGAAGTGAGTTCGCCAGAGTTGTTTTGCCGGACGCCGTACCGCCAGCGATCAGAACACTGCTCCGCATGCGCACGGCCGATCTTAGAACCTGCGCCTGACGTTGCGTCATGACCCCGGCCATCACATTATCGTCGAGAGGAATGGCGATCTTCGAGGGCTTTCGGATTGTGAATGCGGGGTTGCTTGAGACTGGCGGCAGGACCCCTTCAAAGCGTTCACCGGTTCCTGGTAGTTCACCGGAGACAATCGGGTGCTCGTGATCGCAGACCGTGTCGAGAGCCGACGCGACAAGACGGATAATCCGCTCGACATCGGCCGCCGCCATGGGCGCGTCCGCTCTCTCACGACCAATGCCAGCGCGCTCGATCCACAACGCACCGTCGGGATTGGCGATGATTTCGGTCACGCTATCATCGTCAAGCGCGCTGGCGATAGCCGGCCCGAACGCAGTCTTGAGCATCGAAATCCGTCGAATCGCGACCCGCGCGGCGTGCTGATGACCCTGGACGTTGGTCATTGGACCGCCTCCCCGCGCTGTTCGCTCGTCGCCGCGCTCAAGCCCATATGTTCGAGCAGCGTGTCGGTAAATCGCTCCTGTCCCATGAGGCGATCGCCGACCTGCGAGATAAACCGCTCGAACCGCTTTTGACCTAACGCTTCAGCGGCGGCGCGGTTTTGCTCCGGCAGTGGCGGCGTGATGCAGAGATAATAGAGAATGTAGAGCGCGAGCGTTTCGGTCTGAGCTGATGCGTCGTCGGCGAGGCGCTCCATCGCTCGCGTCAACTTGTCGAGCCGTTTTATGAGCGCTGCATATTCTTGAGAATCTTCTTTGGGATTTAGAAGCTCGACAATCGCCGCTTCCACAATCGACGCCTTGGTGACGCCGGGCCGCTCCGCAGCGCGTGACAAGAGCGTTTCCGCTTTTTCTCCCAACCGAACCTGCAGTCTTGCTTTTTTCATGGCTCAAAAACTCGGCGTGATGCTATCGGGATGGCGATCCATGACGGCCGCGCGCTGCGTCGCGGTCCTCGCGATATCCTGAAGCTTCTTGGCTTGCGCAGCGTCGTCATCACTCTCTGACGTCGATGGGTCGCGCGGTTCTGGGTCGGGCTTGTTTGCCGTCGGCATGGCGAATTCATGCTGCATGGCGTGTCCGCCATCGTCATTTTCGCCCTCGCCTTTGACCATATCGAACCAGGGTTGGCTGA
Coding sequences within:
- a CDS encoding CopG family transcriptional regulator, translated to MKKARLQVRLGEKAETLLSRAAERPGVTKASIVEAAIVELLNPKEDSQEYAALIKRLDKLTRAMERLADDASAQTETLALYILYYLCITPPLPEQNRAAAEALGQKRFERFISQVGDRLMGQERFTDTLLEHMGLSAATSEQRGEAVQ
- the trbB gene encoding P-type conjugative transfer ATPase TrbB translates to MTNVQGHQHAARVAIRRISMLKTAFGPAIASALDDDSVTEIIANPDGALWIERAGIGRERADAPMAAADVERIIRLVASALDTVCDHEHPIVSGELPGTGERFEGVLPPVSSNPAFTIRKPSKIAIPLDDNVMAGVMTQRQAQVLRSAVRMRSSVLIAGGTASGKTTLANSLLAEITENNERLVILEDTRELRCEAKDSIALRTSQRVTLEALVRSTMRLRPDRIIVGEVRGGEALDLMKAWNTGHPGGIATIHANSAVLALARLEQLIGERSQSASQSLIAEAVDVVVFIEKTQEGRRVAEIIRVTGHDRQQGYMLEPADAPELFIVNNGDHS